One window of the Tetragenococcus koreensis genome contains the following:
- a CDS encoding APC family permease yields MKHLKRLLVGKPLKSEENDEQSLSKFAALALLSSDALSSIAYGTEQIVVVLVTLSVAAIWYSLPIAAFVIILLVSLTLSYRQIIHAYPHGGGAYVVSSENLGEKAGLVAGGSLLIDYMLTVAVSVSAGAEAIISAIPALYGHQVGISAVIVLLIMMVNLRGLRESASFLMIPVYTFIVIIIALIFVGLFKITAGIVPLNATAVPGTAISGISLALILRAFSSGSSSLTGVEAISNAVPFFKKPRAKNAAATLAIMAMILGFFFVGITFINYWYGIVPEKEVTVLSQIGEAVFGHGFLYYLLQFATAFILAVAANTGFSAFPVLAYNLAKDKFMPHMYQDRGDRLGYSNGIITLAAGSIVLLFIFQGSTERLIPLYSIGVFIPFALSQSGMVVKWYNEKISWLKKSFANIVGAFISFAIIVILFVYRLDDIWPFFIIMPVLLFIFYKIHDHYQNVSEQLRVEEAVKLHKYKGNTVIVLVGNVTKVNIGALDYARSIGDTVIAMHVSLEEDAQKEKQIENEFKNLFPGVHFTAVRTSYRSIENPVIRYVDLVSKEARKQDHTTTVIISQFVPRHRWQNILHNQTNLRLQFRLSWRQHIIVSTYSYHLKK; encoded by the coding sequence TCACACTTTCAGTTGCTGCGATTTGGTATTCACTGCCAATTGCTGCTTTTGTAATTATTTTATTAGTTTCTTTAACATTGTCTTATAGGCAAATTATTCATGCGTATCCTCATGGTGGTGGCGCCTATGTTGTTAGTAGCGAGAACCTTGGTGAAAAAGCGGGGCTTGTCGCAGGAGGTTCATTATTAATTGACTATATGTTAACGGTTGCTGTATCTGTCTCTGCTGGCGCTGAAGCGATTATATCAGCTATTCCAGCTTTATACGGTCATCAAGTAGGCATTTCTGCTGTGATTGTCTTACTGATTATGATGGTGAATTTACGCGGTCTTAGAGAATCGGCTAGTTTTTTGATGATTCCTGTATATACTTTCATCGTTATAATTATTGCTTTAATCTTTGTAGGGTTATTTAAAATCACTGCTGGTATAGTTCCACTTAATGCAACCGCTGTTCCGGGAACTGCAATTTCAGGTATCTCTTTAGCTTTGATTTTGCGTGCTTTTTCTTCTGGCTCTTCTTCTTTAACAGGAGTGGAAGCGATTAGTAATGCAGTTCCTTTTTTCAAAAAACCGCGTGCTAAAAATGCTGCAGCTACCTTAGCCATTATGGCGATGATTTTAGGTTTTTTCTTTGTCGGAATTACCTTTATTAACTATTGGTATGGAATTGTGCCTGAAAAAGAAGTGACTGTGTTATCACAAATTGGTGAGGCCGTTTTTGGACATGGTTTTCTTTACTATCTGTTACAGTTTGCAACAGCTTTTATTTTAGCCGTCGCTGCTAACACGGGCTTTTCAGCTTTTCCAGTTTTGGCTTACAACTTAGCTAAAGATAAATTTATGCCTCATATGTATCAGGATCGAGGCGACCGTTTAGGGTATTCTAATGGGATTATAACTTTAGCAGCAGGTTCTATTGTACTATTGTTTATTTTCCAAGGATCAACGGAGCGACTAATCCCACTGTATTCAATTGGAGTCTTTATTCCTTTTGCTTTATCTCAGTCAGGAATGGTTGTTAAATGGTATAATGAGAAGATTTCATGGTTGAAAAAATCATTTGCAAATATTGTGGGCGCGTTCATTTCATTTGCTATTATTGTCATTTTATTTGTCTATCGTTTGGATGATATCTGGCCATTTTTTATCATTATGCCTGTACTACTCTTCATTTTTTATAAAATCCATGACCATTATCAAAACGTCTCTGAACAGTTACGAGTAGAAGAGGCGGTAAAACTACACAAATATAAAGGGAACACAGTGATTGTTTTAGTAGGAAATGTGACAAAAGTAAATATTGGCGCTTTAGACTATGCACGTTCTATTGGAGATACAGTGATTGCGATGCATGTATCGTTGGAAGAAGATGCACAAAAAGAAAAGCAAATCGAGAATGAATTTAAAAACCTTTTTCCTGGTGTCCATTTTACTGCTGTACGAACGTCATACCGTTCGATTGAAAATCCTGTTATTCGATATGTAGATTTGGTTAGTAAAGAAGCTAGAAAGCAAGACCATACAACAACGGTTATCATTTCTCAATTTGTCCCAAGGCATCGCTGGCAAAATATCTTACACAACCAAACGAATTTACGCTTACAATTTCGACTTTCTTGGCGACAACATATTATTGTTAGTACCTATAGTTATCACTTGAAAAAATAG